A single window of Melospiza georgiana isolate bMelGeo1 chromosome 6, bMelGeo1.pri, whole genome shotgun sequence DNA harbors:
- the GSTZ1 gene encoding maleylacetoacetate isomerase isoform X1, translating to MSAAAAAAKPVLYSYFRSSCSWRVRIALALKGISYDLVPVNLIKDGGQQFSAEFKALNPMQQVPALKIDGITLSQSLAIINYLEETHPNPRLLPQDPKKRAKVRMIADHIASGIQPLQNLNVLKQMGEKKMEWAQNCIMSGFQALEQILQSTAGRYCVGDEVSMADLCLVPQVANAERFKVDMGPYPTITRINKALLELEAFKTSHPSRQPDTPAELRA from the exons Atgagcgccgccgccgccgccgccaag CCAGTACTTTACAGCTATTTCCGAAGTTCCTGTTCTTGGAGAGTGCGAATCG CACTGGCTCTGAAAGGAATTTCTTATGACCTGGTCCCAGTGAACCTCATTAAGGATGGAGGACAGCAG TTTTCTGCTGAATTCAAGGCACTGAATCCAATGCAGCAAGTCCCAGCCTTGAAAATTGATGGCATCACCCTTTCTCAGTCG CTAGCTATAATTAATTACCTAGAAGAGACACATCCTAACCCCAGGCTCCTGCCCCAAGATCCAAAGAAGAGAGCCAAAGTCAGAATGATCGCTGATCACATTGCCTCTGGCATTCAGCCACTCCAG AACCTGAATGTCCTGAAAcaaatgggggagaaaaaaatggaatggGCTCAGAACTGTATCATGTCTGGTTTTCAAG CACTGGAGCAGATtctgcagagcactgctggaCGCTACTGTGTGGGGGATGAA GTTTCCATGGCTGATCTGTGTTTAGTGCCTCAAGTTGCCAATGCTGAAAG ATTCAAAGTGGACATGGGTCCATATCCCACAATAACCAGAATAAATAAAGCTCTCTTGGAGTTAGAGGCCTTCAAAACAAGCCACCCTTCCCGGCAGCCAGATACTCCTGCAGAGCTGCGAGCTTGA
- the GSTZ1 gene encoding maleylacetoacetate isomerase isoform X3, which yields MSAAAAAAKPVLYSYFRSSCSWRVRIALALKGISYDLVPVNLIKDGGQQFSAEFKALNPMQQVPALKIDGITLSQSNLNVLKQMGEKKMEWAQNCIMSGFQALEQILQSTAGRYCVGDEVSMADLCLVPQVANAERFKVDMGPYPTITRINKALLELEAFKTSHPSRQPDTPAELRA from the exons Atgagcgccgccgccgccgccgccaag CCAGTACTTTACAGCTATTTCCGAAGTTCCTGTTCTTGGAGAGTGCGAATCG CACTGGCTCTGAAAGGAATTTCTTATGACCTGGTCCCAGTGAACCTCATTAAGGATGGAGGACAGCAG TTTTCTGCTGAATTCAAGGCACTGAATCCAATGCAGCAAGTCCCAGCCTTGAAAATTGATGGCATCACCCTTTCTCAGTCG AACCTGAATGTCCTGAAAcaaatgggggagaaaaaaatggaatggGCTCAGAACTGTATCATGTCTGGTTTTCAAG CACTGGAGCAGATtctgcagagcactgctggaCGCTACTGTGTGGGGGATGAA GTTTCCATGGCTGATCTGTGTTTAGTGCCTCAAGTTGCCAATGCTGAAAG ATTCAAAGTGGACATGGGTCCATATCCCACAATAACCAGAATAAATAAAGCTCTCTTGGAGTTAGAGGCCTTCAAAACAAGCCACCCTTCCCGGCAGCCAGATACTCCTGCAGAGCTGCGAGCTTGA
- the GSTZ1 gene encoding maleylacetoacetate isomerase isoform X2, which produces MASEKPVLYSYFRSSCSWRVRIALALKGISYDLVPVNLIKDGGQQFSAEFKALNPMQQVPALKIDGITLSQSLAIINYLEETHPNPRLLPQDPKKRAKVRMIADHIASGIQPLQNLNVLKQMGEKKMEWAQNCIMSGFQALEQILQSTAGRYCVGDEVSMADLCLVPQVANAERFKVDMGPYPTITRINKALLELEAFKTSHPSRQPDTPAELRA; this is translated from the exons ATGGCATCTGAAAAG CCAGTACTTTACAGCTATTTCCGAAGTTCCTGTTCTTGGAGAGTGCGAATCG CACTGGCTCTGAAAGGAATTTCTTATGACCTGGTCCCAGTGAACCTCATTAAGGATGGAGGACAGCAG TTTTCTGCTGAATTCAAGGCACTGAATCCAATGCAGCAAGTCCCAGCCTTGAAAATTGATGGCATCACCCTTTCTCAGTCG CTAGCTATAATTAATTACCTAGAAGAGACACATCCTAACCCCAGGCTCCTGCCCCAAGATCCAAAGAAGAGAGCCAAAGTCAGAATGATCGCTGATCACATTGCCTCTGGCATTCAGCCACTCCAG AACCTGAATGTCCTGAAAcaaatgggggagaaaaaaatggaatggGCTCAGAACTGTATCATGTCTGGTTTTCAAG CACTGGAGCAGATtctgcagagcactgctggaCGCTACTGTGTGGGGGATGAA GTTTCCATGGCTGATCTGTGTTTAGTGCCTCAAGTTGCCAATGCTGAAAG ATTCAAAGTGGACATGGGTCCATATCCCACAATAACCAGAATAAATAAAGCTCTCTTGGAGTTAGAGGCCTTCAAAACAAGCCACCCTTCCCGGCAGCCAGATACTCCTGCAGAGCTGCGAGCTTGA
- the LOC131085078 gene encoding uncharacterized protein LOC131085078 — protein sequence MEYTSVPLLAGQPSARSFHAALAVSDQKVLISGGCNARGALQDAFVFHLDTLSWSTVIHHDLCSVPRAGHTLLDLTPAHVMDMDKENKGEQKLHTVLVFGGSNSAGTFYNSTLKIQLDLG from the exons ATGGAGTACACATCAGTCCCCCTCCTGGCAGGACAGCCTTCTGCACGTAG CTTTcatgcagctctggctgtgtcgGACCAGAAGGTTCTGATCAGTGGAGGCTGCAATGCCAGAGGAGCCTTGCAAGATGCCTTTGTCTTCCACCTAG ACACTCTTTCATGGAGCACAGTGATCCACCATGACCTCTGCTCTGTTCCCCGAGCTGGCCACACACTGCTTGACCTGACTCCTGCCCACGTGATGGATATGGACAAGGAGAACAAAGGGGAGCAGAAGCTGCACACGGTGTTGGTCTTTGGGGGCTCCAACAGTGCTGGGACCTTTTATAACAGCACCCTCAAGATCCAGCTGGACCTAGGGTAA
- the GSTZ1 gene encoding maleylacetoacetate isomerase isoform X4, producing the protein MQSRPCGARSRRALSAGRDGDERRRRRRQVLYSYFRSSCSWRVRIALALKGISYDLVPVNLIKDGGQQFSAEFKALNPMQQVPALKIDGITLSQSLAIINYLEETHPNPRLLPQDPKKRAKVRMIADHIASGIQPLQNLNVLKQMGEKKMEWAQNCIMSGFQALEQILQSTAGRYCVGDEVSMADLCLVPQVANAERFKVDMGPYPTITRINKALLELEAFKTSHPSRQPDTPAELRA; encoded by the exons ATGCAGTCCCGGCCGTGCGGTGCCCGCAGCCGCCGAGCCCTGAGCGCGGGCCGGGACGGCGAtgagcgccgccgccgccgccgccaag TACTTTACAGCTATTTCCGAAGTTCCTGTTCTTGGAGAGTGCGAATCG CACTGGCTCTGAAAGGAATTTCTTATGACCTGGTCCCAGTGAACCTCATTAAGGATGGAGGACAGCAG TTTTCTGCTGAATTCAAGGCACTGAATCCAATGCAGCAAGTCCCAGCCTTGAAAATTGATGGCATCACCCTTTCTCAGTCG CTAGCTATAATTAATTACCTAGAAGAGACACATCCTAACCCCAGGCTCCTGCCCCAAGATCCAAAGAAGAGAGCCAAAGTCAGAATGATCGCTGATCACATTGCCTCTGGCATTCAGCCACTCCAG AACCTGAATGTCCTGAAAcaaatgggggagaaaaaaatggaatggGCTCAGAACTGTATCATGTCTGGTTTTCAAG CACTGGAGCAGATtctgcagagcactgctggaCGCTACTGTGTGGGGGATGAA GTTTCCATGGCTGATCTGTGTTTAGTGCCTCAAGTTGCCAATGCTGAAAG ATTCAAAGTGGACATGGGTCCATATCCCACAATAACCAGAATAAATAAAGCTCTCTTGGAGTTAGAGGCCTTCAAAACAAGCCACCCTTCCCGGCAGCCAGATACTCCTGCAGAGCTGCGAGCTTGA